A DNA window from Mya arenaria isolate MELC-2E11 chromosome 17, ASM2691426v1 contains the following coding sequences:
- the LOC128223999 gene encoding uncharacterized protein LOC128223999 has product MDRDPEGHHFMSLRLSRVLRDIGVTRQMVTRRRRTFLFAEKVSTVNRLIRCDAKYNAFVFGSQSEGTTTLGMNSDIDTFAWEKHFNVIKYWSEWEQGEMNLLIIKNDCSPPQHCCLQMVRHDCPLPVTREMATANLDMAETMDGMVLLKNTWLDNPMEQIFGRLFRKQGPSRSALKYLDVIVALKYSGLLFECNFLFTRPKPGHWPRPEILAQARQCETFLVPQGHAESDQSQLEWRFSTSLIERLLMFDLNILKIQVYIFLKILRTSFFKPLIGDRLSTFHFKTALLFTLETYPPEIWQERNLLQCVIYCLKTLQRWFNLRHCPHYTISGVDLFVGKLRKWEFPLLSAVLSDMIDNIMDYVSQIEMDQIGVRIGNICRSVSTGYQNSLATVRFCFDWTLNDIFELYWRCTIERIDISKTRSILIKVREILYDSYIWEELQHAQTFLYQYLASVTASRCLRLKNRIPSDVYRLYEVSLDSDLTSSRLKFASMMYCSGQYERA; this is encoded by the coding sequence ATGGACCGTGACCCAGAAGGCCATCATTTCATGTCCCTGAGACTTTCCAGAGTTCTGAGGGACATCGGCGTCACCAGACAGATGGTGACTCGGAGGAGGAGGACATTCCTGTTTGCGGAGAAGGTTTCAACTGTAAATAGACTTATAAGATGTGATGCAAAGTATAACGCGTTTGTTTTTGGTAGCCAATCGGAAGGAACAACAACTCTAGGCATGAATTCAGATATAGATACTTTTGCATgggaaaaacattttaatgtcataaaatattGGTCAGAATGGGAGCAAGGGGAGATGAATCTTTTGATAATAAAGAACGATTGTTCTCCGCCCCAACACTGCTGTTTACAGATGGTGAGACATGACTGTCCTTTGCCCGTCACACGGGAGATGGCGACAGCAAATTTGGATATGGCGGAGACAATGGATGGCATGGTGCTACTGAAAAACACTTGGTTGGATAATCCAATGGAGCAGATATTTGGTCGGTTATTTAGGAAACAAGGGCCCTCAAGAAGtgctttgaaatatttagaCGTAATAGTCGCGTTAAAATACAGCGGACTGTTGTTTGAATGCAATTTCCTATTCACAAGACCAAAGCCTGGTCACTGGCCGAGACCTGAAATACTCGCGCAGGCACGTCAGTGTGAAACCTTCCTCGTTCCACAAGGACACGCTGAGAGTGATCAGTCACAACTGGAATGGAGGTTTTCTACGTCACTGATTGAAAGACTGCTCATGTTTGAtctcaatattttgaaaatacaggtttatatatttcttaaaatcttACGAACGTCTTTTTTCAAACCGTTAATTGGTGATAGACTTAGCacgtttcatttcaaaacagcTCTATTGTTCACCCTAGAGACATATCCACCAGAGATCTGGCAGGAGCGTAACCTGCTGCAGTGTGTTATATACTGCCTGAAAACTCTTCAACGATGGTTCAACCTTCGGCACTGTCCACATTACACAATCTCGGGAGTGGACCTGTTTGTAGGAAAACTGAGAAAATGGGAATTTCCTCTCCTGTCAGCCGTTCTGTCTGACATGATAGACAACATCATGGACTATGTCTCCCAGATAGAAATGGACCAAATAGGGGTGAGGATTGGTAACATATGCAGATCAGTCAGTACAGGATATCAGAACTCATTAGCTACAGTGAGGTTTTGCTTTGATTGGACTTTAAACGATATATTCGAATTGTATTGGAGATGCACGATTGAAAGAATTGACATTTCTAAAACAAGGAGCATTCTCATAAAGGTTCGTGAGATTCTTTATGACTCCTATATATGGGAAGAATTACAGCATGCACAGACGTTCCTATACCAATATCTTGCCTCCGTGACAGCATCTAGGTGTCTTCGCCTGAAAAATCGAATACCATCAGACGTTTACCGCCTGTACGAGGTCTCTCTAGACTCAGATCTCACCTCCAGCAGATTGAAGTTTGCATCTATGATGTACTGCAGTGGTCAGTATGAGAGGGCTTAA